One Fusarium musae strain F31 chromosome 6, whole genome shotgun sequence DNA segment encodes these proteins:
- a CDS encoding hypothetical protein (EggNog:ENOG41) has product MGKQGRNPGVQQLGLSIGSPSKPGRGTLLPRRDPVPVQIGWKRYGWPELRQLPLKTITTQMPPHVAQLEPDIINQTLSVLKQCKIVQDTTDESLEAQKIEVGLELRQKPFDPESARPTIVLLVPWSAERHLKLWEAAEVMASWLTEFTSHLPDKIYLEIVSPELLQTIYYDEVGDPALSNQWDYVSDKLEAGLRFQPAFRDHFTCLSLQRYGVNPNLKQNPPTIYIGLDDDSKEYTWYLIMNQVEATMAEVGWRGVHIHIERSENFSPTFPLLPLAGPDVQARIDEGKLANKRIIGNYSDTLHIGADFGAAKYLERPDKDTQGKPPSEDTRVNPVNGTLGCFIQIKTNKNPVWRTCALTNYHVVRPAFDGFTLVPDPKEKGYMPGPPLEGSDLLKVDKFGFSPIMVPDGTVKENKELEKVLDAAPVHFESPSRTKHNFTVALTDIDLREKKKREERARVRLQSTQDGPQKPIATRNFQAVKQEIEALETDVRQKKAFFDEGREKVGTSLLAAGFQRKVAGRRMDWALILLDEHRPWSHDLPDEAVWASKYDDEAAYPDETFGYPLTEQMRSIEGTNGVGRAFKVGSTTGPTVGKFWGVKDRVTLQEDKYLGKGNRLETKERIFAGDTFLLKGQSGVKGQPGKFCAKGDSGSAVFDELGGIVGLVFRGHKHRESYDDGYRYVTPIEHVLEDIVAFSKGNITEIRIAQQ; this is encoded by the coding sequence ATGGGCAAGCAAGGCCGAAACCCAGGTGTACAACAGCTAGGCCTCTCAATCGGTTCTCCATCGAAACCTGGTCGGGGGACTCTTTTGCCTAGACGTGACCCTGTTCCTGTACAGATCGGGTGGAAACGCTATGGGTGGCCAGAGCTACGGCAATTACCTTTGAAGACAATCACAACGCAAATGCCTCCTCATGTCGCTCAACTTGAACCggacatcatcaatcaaacCCTCTCAGTATTGAAGCAGTGCAAGATCGTGCAAGATACCACCGATGAATCCCTAGAAGCGCAAAAGATTGAGGTCGGATTAGAATTGCGACAAAAGCCATTCGACCCAGAATCTGCCCGTCCCACGATTGTTCTCCTAGTCCCCTGGTCTGCGGAACGTCATCTCAAGCTTTGGGAAGCCGCTGAGGTAATGGCTAGCTGGTTGACTGAGTTTACCAGCCATCTTCCCGACAAGATCTACCTCGAGATTGTCTCACCTGAGCTTCTACAAACTATATACTATGACGAAGTAGGTGACCCTGCTCTCTCCAACCAGTGGGACTACGTTAGCGACAAGTTGGAAGCCGGCCTTCGATTTCAACCAGCATTTCGAGATCACTTTACTTGCTTGTCCCTCCAGCGATATGGAGTCAACCCGAATTTGAAACAGAACCCTCCAACTATCTATATCGGGTTAGACGATGACTCAAAAGAATACACCTGGTATCTGATTATGAATCAAGTCGAAGCCACCATGGCTGAAGTAGGATGGCGCGGGGTTCATATCCATATTGAACGCAGCGAGAACTTCTCTCCCACCTTCCCACTACTGCCACTAGCTGGTCCTGATGTCCAAGCACGCATCGATGAGGGCAAACTCGCTAATAAACGCATCATTGGCAACTATAGCGACACCCTCCATATCGGTGCTGATTTTGGTGCAGCCAAGTATCTTGAACGACCAGACAAAGACACGCAAGGAAAGCCCCCAAGTGAGGACACGCGAGTCAATCCCGTAAATGGAACACTTGGATGTTTCATTCAAATCAAAACCAACAAGAACCCAGTCTGGCGAACCTGTGCCCTCACAAACTACCACGTCGTACGGCCAGCGTTTGATGGCTTTACCCTTGTGCCAGACCCCAAGGAGAAAGGCTATATGCCTGGACCTCCGCTGGAGGGCAGTGATCTGTTGAAGGTCGACAAGTTCGGATTCTCCCCAATTATGGTCCCTGATGGCACGGTCAAAGAAAAcaaggagctggagaaggtACTGGACGCCGCCCCAGTCCATTTCGAAAGTCCTTCCCGAACCAAGCACAATTTCACCGTTGCTCTAACCGACATAGATCtcagagagaaaaagaagcgaGAAGAACGGGCTCGAGTGAGGCTTCAATCAACACAGGACGGACCACAAAAGCCTATAGCTACGAGAAACTTCCAAGCAGTAAAGCAGGAGATCGAGGCTTTAGAGACCGATGTCAGACAGAAAAAGGCTTTCTTTGATGAAGGGAGAGAGAAGGTTGGTACTTCACTTCTCGCTGCGGGATTCCAGCGGAAGGTTGCTGGTAGAAGGATGGACTGGGCACTTATCCTCCTCGATGAACATCGACCATGGTCCCACGATCTTCCAGATGAAGCGGTCTGGGCTTCAAAgtacgatgatgaggctgcaTACCCCGACGAAACATTTGGCTATCCACTCACAGAACAAATGCGGTCGATTGAGGGCACTAACGGAGTCGGCCGAGCCTTCAAAGTCGGATCTACTACTGGACCGACTGTTGGAAAGTTCTGGGGAGTGAAAGATAGAGTCACATTGCAGGAGGATAAGTATCTCGGGAAGGGGAATCGACTGGAGACAAAAGAGCGTATCTTTGCAGGCGACACCTTTCTTCTCAAGGGTCAGTCAGGCGTCAAGGGTCAGCCAGGCAAGTTTTGCGCCAAGGGCGACTCTGGTTCTGCCGTctttgatgaacttggtgGTATTGTTGGACTTGTGTTTAGAGGACATAAGCACCGAGAGTCCTACGACGACGGATATAGGTATGTAACCCCTATTGAGCATGTCCTTGAGGATATCGTGGCATTCTCCAAGGGGAACATCACAGAAATTCGCATCGCCCAGCAGTAA
- a CDS encoding hypothetical protein (EggNog:ENOG41), producing MAPSAVTDTPPENLSSGKPTVYVMDTFHPQVMAYCQENFNAITPDNPKHSKWRQEARYLLMRSSRLTAEDIKASPNLIAIGKQGVGIDKIDADACAARGIKIFNTPGVNARAVAELVLTLATASARQVGSIVAKQSSGILVPKEKCSGLILHRKTIGILGMGNIGKCVASIFRGAFEADVIAYDPFLPADAWADIPHQRASSVEEVLESSDVITVHMPLTPQTRGLISYAEMKRMKRTAIVINTARGGIVNEDDLKRALSEGLIWGAGLDCHEEEPPSYERYHSLWEAGAVSTPHIGAATAETQMQTGMAAARYLLEFALNNP from the coding sequence ATGGCACCAAGCGCCGTAACAGACACTCCACCAGAGAACCTCTCTTCTGGAAAGCCAACAGTCTATGTCATGGACACATTCCATCCCCAAGTTATGGCATACTGCCAAGAGAACTTCAACGCCATCACCCCAGACAACCCCAAGCACAGCAAATGGAGGCAAGAAGCACGCTACCTCCTCATGAGATCCTCTCGCTTGACAGCAGAGGATATCAAGGCTAGCCCCAACCTGATCGCCATCGGCAAGCAAGGCGTCGGCATTGACAAAATCGATGCTGATGCCTGCGCTGCACGGGGaatcaagatcttcaacactCCTGGTGTCAACGCAAGAGCAGTCGCTGAACTTGTTTTGACACTAGCTACTGCATCTGCTCGTCAGGTTGGCTCTATTGTTGCCAAGCAGTCATCAGGTATTCTCGTCCCCAAGGAGAAATGCTCTGGCTTGATTCTGCATCGCAAGACAATCGGCATTCTCGGGATGGGCAACATCGGCAAATGTGTCGCTAGTATCTTCAGAGGTGCTTTCGAAGCAGATGTTATTGCCTATGATCCCTTCCTCCCTGCTGATGCATGGGCGGATATTCCTCATCAGCGAGCCAGCTCTGTCGAAGAGGTTCTAGAGTCTTCAGACGTCATCACCGTTCACATGCCTCTTACCCCACAAACAAGAGGTCTCATCAGTTATGCTGAGATGAAAAGGATGAAGCGAACAGCTATTGTTATTAACACCGCACGCGGAGGTATCGTCAACGAGGATGATCTCAAGCGCGCCTTATCTGAAGGTCTTATCTGGGGCGCTGGCCTTGACTGTCATGAAGAGGAACCACCTAGTTATGAGAGGTATCACTCGCTATGGGAGGCTGGCGCTGTTAGTACGCCTCATATTGGAGCTGCGACGGCGGAAACCCAGATGCAGACGGGTATGGCGGCGGCAAGATATTTGTTGGAGTTTGCGCTAAACAACCCATGA
- a CDS encoding hypothetical protein (EggNog:ENOG41), whose amino-acid sequence MAAPIPHPMREKLLRDEVAYTMSIKLVKSIEIAGMAKTAGYDGILVDMEHSSFDLETTNQLCVAALYAGISPIVRAPSKDPFFVSRILDGGALGIIVPHIRSVQDAQDVVNAAKFQPIGHRSSTNGLPHHQFRSIPAKISNPVTNAATMVIPMIETLEALELVDEIAALPGVDSLLIGTNDLTAEMGIPGDYENPRVTEAYERTIAACKKHGKWLGVGGLHARLDLVEKFCKMGARWVMAATDGPLLLGAATKRGAEMAALNASVVKSQQANGHSVEKKANGDTNGTTNGVVTNGNGITNVATNGVPVAA is encoded by the coding sequence ATGGCTGCACCTATTCCCCATCCCATGCGAGAGAAGCTTCTCCGCGATGAAGTCGCCTACACAATGAGCATCAAGCTCGTCAAGTCCATCGAAATCGCCGGCATGGCCAAGACAGCCGGCTACGACGGTATCCTCGTAGACATGGAGCACTCCTCCTTTGATCTTGAGACAACAAACCAACTCTGCGTCGCCGCTCTCTACGCCGGCATCTCCCCCATCGTCCGCGCCCCCAGCAAAGACCCCTTCTTCGTGTCGAGAATTCTCGACGGCGGCGCTCTCGGCATCATCGTCCCTCACATCCGCTCTGTGCAGGACGCTCAAGATGTCGTCAACGCAGCCAAGTTCCAACCCATCGGTCATCGTTCCTCCACAAATGGTCTACCGCATCATCAGTTTCGCTCTATCCCAGCCAAGATCTCTAACCCTGTTACAAACGCCGCTACCATGGTCATCCCCATGATCGAGACCCTTGAGGCGCTGGAGTTAGTTGATGAGATTGCCGCTCTTCCGGGTGTTGACTCTCTTCTGATTGGTACCAATGACTTGACTGCTGAGATGGGCATTCCCGGAGATTACGAGAACCCTCGTGTTACTGAAGCTTATGAGCGCACTATTGCTGCGTGCAAGAAGCATGGAAAGTGGCTCGGTGTCGGTGGTCTTCATGCTCGTCTTGATCTAGTGGAGAAGTTTTGCAAGATGGGAGCCCGTTGGGTCATGGCCGCTACTGACGGTCCTCTACTTCTTGGTGCTGCTACTAAGAGAGGTGCTGAGATGGCTGCGTTGAATGCTTCGGTTGTCAAATCACAACAGGCGAACGGTCACTCAGTAGAGAAGAAGGCTAATGGTGATACCAACGGTACAACAAATGGGGTTGTCACGAATGGGAATGGCATCACAAATGTGGCTACTAATGGCGTCCCAGTTGCAGCATAA
- a CDS encoding hypothetical protein (EggNog:ENOG41) has protein sequence MTGSVHSKPGSFDIKRDVEYEEVAPVQDEILERYPLIKDKTPEERAAIEKSLVRKLDWKFLPMVTAMLLMNYLDRINVSNARLAGMQEDLHMTDTIWSLGISMFYVGYILSQIPANVILAKGTPRILLPSCMLVWSCVTICMPAVSAGWGFCLCRFLIGFTEGPFVPAVSLMTSSWYTKHESPMRMGIWHAGNTISQALSGLLAAGILTNMEGVANLRAWKWFLLLEGAVSILVALVSFWFIPNFPDSTGTYFITEEEAAMAQYRQTVSAGGIAEDDAGGYWDGFWMCMKEPFAHLFAAIHFFLIIAQSYKDFFPSIVATLGFSGTTTYLIQAPPPIIAFLVMMGVSWSSGRRLEHGYHIIVPILLTLIGCAVMITTLNVGARYFCMILLVVGPFVGLNLQISWETTVVPRPRTKRAALIAYANCVSSVSHWFTPYFFLRNQEPYYQTGGGAIITGCGLTVVFVLITKWYVAKKNKDLKAAEDAAGEPEGWRFAG, from the exons ATGACGGGCTCCGTTCACTCAAAACCTGGGTCTTTCGACATCAAACGGGATGTCGAGTACGAAGAGGTTGCTCCTGTGCAAGATGAGATCCTCGAGCGCTATCCGCTcatcaaggacaagactcCAGAAGAGCGAGCAGCCATTGAGAAATCTCTGGTTCGCAAGCTCGACTGGAAGTTTCTCCCCATGGTCACAGCCATGCTGTTAATGAA CTATCTTGATCGAATCAACGTCTCCAACGCTCGACTCGCCGGCATGCAAGAAGATCTTCACATGACAGATACAATCTGGTCTCTCGGCATCTCCATGTTCTACGTGGGCTACATTCTCTCTCAGATCCCCGCCAACGTCATCCTAGCCAAGGGAACACCCCGAATCCTTCTCCCTAGCTGCATGCTCGTTTGGTCTTGCGTGACTATCTGTATGCCTGCTGTTTCTGCAGGATGGGGCTTTTGTCTCTGCCGGTTCCTCATTGGCTTCACTGAAGGACCATTTGTACCTGCTGTATCCCTCatgacttcttcttggtaCACAAAGCACGAGTCGCCAATGAGGATGGGTATCTGGCATGCGGGAAATACCATCTCGCAGGCCCTTTCAGGACTTTTGGCTGCTGGTATTTTGACCAACATGGAGGGTGTTGCCAACCTTCGAGCTTGGAAATGGTTCTTGCTCCTGGAAG GCGCTGTCAGTATCTTGGTGGCTCTCGTGAGTTTCTGGTTCATCCCCAACTTCCCTGACTCGACGGGTACATACTTCATCACCGAAGAAGAGGCGGCTATGGCTCAATATCGTCAGACTGTGTCCGCTGGTGGCattgctgaagatgatgctggtggCTACTGGGATGGTTTCTGGATGTGTATGAAGGAGCCATTTGCCCATCTCTTTGCGGCTAtccacttcttcttgatcatcgcACAGTCTTACAAGGACTTCTTCCCCTCC ATTGTCGCTACCCTCGGATTCTCCGGTACCACCACCTACCTCATTCAGGCTCCTCCTCCTATCATCGCCTTCCTTGTGATGATGGGCGTCTCGTGGTCTTCTGGTCGACGACTGGAACACGGATATCACATAATTGTCCCTATCCTTCTTACCCTGATCGGCTGCGCTGTCATGATTACCACCCTCAACGTTGGCGCCCGGTACTTCTGTATGATCCTGCTCGTCGTTGGTCCATTCGTCGGTCTTAAC CTCCAAATCTCTTGGGAGACAACTGTTGTCCCTCGTCCCCGCACAAAGCGTGCTGCCCTCATCGCTTACGCCAACTGCGTGTCGTCTGTTTCCCACTGGTTTACACCATACTTCTTCCTCCGCAACCAGGAGCCTTACTATCAGACTGGAGGCGGTGCTATCATTACAGGCTGTGGTCTCACTGTGGTTTTCGTTCTCATCACAAAATGGTACGTGGctaagaagaacaaggacctGAAAGCCGCGGAGGATGCAGCTGGTGAGCCCGAGGGATGGAGATTTGCTGGCTAG
- a CDS encoding hypothetical protein (EggNog:ENOG41), giving the protein MWPSSTLSTIENYRAARNNTSPVFFTRNHPWLLVARRQNAALLAYILHLDTPKKLRRIGEAQVKFEFKNSSPGSPLPQICLLVSTSAEESKLTGYGLSAGTSQFVSVEGSAKWEKTVRQTRNDAARVAGGFLCNDYGKQVGAQWILFENKLVASGTPRFMRFAILLDREDDEEEFECKVTISASGDWKTALEGLVGSTPRDDPILFNPTLPPTNKLRKAYDIEDLGSLDLDEFDKPLKKVGENSA; this is encoded by the exons ATGTGGCCTAGCAGCACCCTTTCAACGATCGAAAATTACCGAGCTGCAAGGAATAACACAAGTCCAGTGTTCTTCACGCGAAATCATCCATGGTTACTTGTCGCTCGACGGCAAAACGCTGCCCTGCTCGCGTATATTCTTCATCTCGACACGCCTAAGAAATTACGACGTATTGGTGAAGCTCAAGTCAAGTTCGAGTTCAAGAACAGCAGTCCAGGAAGCCCATTGCCCCAGATA TGTCTCCTCGTTAGCACATCTGCCGAAGAGTCCAAACTTACCGGCTATGGACTATCAGCTGGAACCAGCCAGTTTGTCAGCGTCGAGGGCTCGGCAAAATGGGAGAAGACGGTCAGACAAACAAGAAACGACGCTGCTAGAGTAGCTGGTGGTTTTCTCTGCAACGACTACGGCAAGCAAGTGGGTGCTCAGTGGATCCTCTTTGAGAACAAGTTAGTAGCTTCGGGCACACCGAGATTTATGCGCTTTGCGATTCTGCTCGACAGggaagacgacgaggaggaattCGAGTGCAAAGTCACTATCAGTGCCAGTGGGGATTGGAAGACGGCGTTGGAAGGATTGGTTGGGTCTACGCCGCGCGATGATCCTATCCTGTTTAACCCGACTTTGCCGCCTACGAACAAGCTTCGAAAGGCTTACGATATCGAGGATCTAGGATCTCTAGACTTGGATGAGTTTGATAAGCCGCTGAAGAAGGTCGGGGAGAATTCAGCTTGA
- a CDS encoding hypothetical protein (EggNog:ENOG41), with protein MSESGSASGSSSDDEVPSRLIDFVVIPGVYGNWTDKDFEPSAGSGSSAWVTKFADEGWESLKNPQSSCRVFRFEYDPSELFSGHRSREAIQRVALRLLNALRSKRSGEIKGFDAYCATLGLPLELTLTAPAGTDYSPLTRYLAKIEPDVREPKESFGPRQYAQERKLLALASPIYPLRNKVKPNPLADLPAYKSWLKSPCPQILYLHGSYRVRDVAESVFYTLEDEATRVKRRANVLYFSFDRFDVRADSIRDMIATFLAQICNHHPRLGPAINRLCSQIENEKGWTEKDLIQFFEMFRISAEIEQTMVVINHFDECSHGSRQRFLDHVTDKYYNDETPWKIVVTSHEPGALMEELSGPFCVPIDISSLESGELAVDSFESDIQELIRARGDLNLREAQIRDELHFTEKLDPPVRHILFEQPRVRDEWPDEISTDTVLGSLGLSQQDDSDKIMESVLHAVLKKYPDQTSLECLLSWLLYAVRPLTISELATIISFSNERECAKVSPSFMAVDRLIKKVENDFAGILEVDHNEVRFKHPCFHEIMVNDDPSTQNAENKDYLWNKVKGKAHHLIQTMYLEYLSRDAVQDYVRETFAVTDATTFETPPFPDRTNLASYAIQAWTYHYSLSSPLPDISALLLKKDLVQTLAKAQWCLSNPATRRSPCFQSMFPIFAGLGLPNVVEPLGSDDALRGLIEAASKGQKQVVEDLLSEYDFTPNETWEVLKAACSSGGEELMNALLDKIEAKGKIPDNFEWPPVLIYRAANLGLEGFAERILRLGCPADPDVDWRKETSMHGIVESNLLFNAL; from the exons ATGTCTGAATCGGGGTCCGCTTCTGGGTCGTCTTCGGACGACGAGGTACCGTCTCGACTTATAGA TTTCGTTGTTATACCTGGAGTCTACGGCAATTGGACCGACAAAGACTTCGAGCCGAGCGCTGGATCTGGAAGCTCAGCCTGGGTCACGAAATTCGCCGACGAAGGCTGGGAGAGTCTCAAGAACCCCCAAAGTAGTTGCCGGGTGTTTCGTTTCGAGTATGACCCTTCTGAACTTTTCTCTGGTCATAGATCTCGAGAAGCAATCCAGCGAGTTGCACTGAGATTGCTCAATGCGTTACGGTCAAAGCGTTCCGGCGAGATCAAG GGTTTTGATGCTTACTGTGCGACGCTGGGTTTACCGTTGGAATTAACATTGACAGCACCAGCTGGGACGGACTATTCCCCTCTCACTCGGTATCTTGCCAAGATAGAGCCAG aTGTTCGGGAGCCGAAAGAGTCGTTCGGACCGCGTCAGTATGCTCAAGAGAGAAAGCTTCTTGCTCTGGCGTCTCCAATCTATCCACTTCGAAACAAGGTTAAGCCCAACCCATTGGCCGATCTACCAGCTTATAAATCCTGGCTGAAAAGTCCCTGTCCTCAAATACTTTATCTCCACGGCAGCTACCGCGTAAGGGATGTAGCCGAAAGCGTGTTCTATACCCTTGAGGACGAAGCCACAAGGGTGAAACGACGGGCAAACGTTCTCTACTTTTCTTTCGACAGATTCGACGTCCGTGCTGATAGTATTCGGGACATGATCGCTACCTTCTTGGCCCAGATCTGCAACCATCATCCCAGGCTCGGACCTGCTATCAATCGACTGTGCAGCCAGATCGAGAATGAGAAAGGTTGGACTGAAAAAGACCTGATACAGTTCTTTGAGATGTTTAGAATCTCAGCAGAAATTGAGCAGACAATGGTTGTGATTAATCACTTTGACGAGTGTAGTCACGGCTCGCGCCAGAGGTTCCTGGACCATGTCACTGACAAGTATTACAATGATGAGACTCCTTGGAAAATCGTTGTGACCAGCCATGAGCCGGGTGCCCTAATGGAGGAGCTTTCGGGTCCATTTTGTGTCCCTATTGATATATCTTCCCTGGAATCTGGAGAACTCGCTGTGGACAGTTTCGAAAGCGACATCCAAGAACTGATAAGGGCGAGAGGAGATCTAAATCTCAGAGAAGCGCAGATCCGGGATGAGCTTCACTTCACTGAGAAGCTGGACCCTCCAGTGCGCCACATTCTGTTTGAGCAGCCGAGAGTCCGTGACGAGTGGCCAGATGAGATATCGACTGATACAGTTCTTGGATCGTTGGGTCTTAGCCAGCAAGATGATAGCGATAAGATTATGGAATCTGTGCTGCATGCTGTGCTCAAGAAGTACCCCGACCAAACCTCTCTCGAGTGTCTTCTCTCCTGGCTCTTATACGCTGTCAGACCACTCACGATCTCGGAACTGGCGACTATCATCTCGTTCTCAAATGAGAGGGAATGCGCTAAAGTATCTCCCAGTTTCATGGCTGTCGATAGGCTTATTaagaaggttgagaatgACTTTGCTGGTATTCTTGAGGTGGATCACAACGAGGTCAGGTTTAAGCACCCATGCTTCCACGAGATCATGGTCAATGATGATCCTTCAACTCAAAATGCCGAAAATAAGGATTATCTGTGGAACAAGGTCAAAGGAAAAGCTCACCACCTCATTCAGACCATGTACCTGGAATACCTATCTAGAGATGCTGTTCAGGACTACGTCAGGGAGACCTTTGCAGTTACAGACGCAACAACCTTTGAGACACCACCTTTCCCAGACCGCACAAACCTTGCCTCATATGCTATCCAGGCATGGACATATCACTATTCTTTGAGCTCTCCTCTTCCCGATATCTCTGCCTTGTTATTGAAGAAGGACCTGGTCCAGACCCTGGCCAAAGCCCAGTGGTGTCTATCTAACCCTGCCACCAGACGCTCTCCTTGCTTCCAGTCTATGTTCCCAATATTCGCTGGACTTGGCCTCCCAAACGTGGTGGAGCCGCTGGGTAGCGATGACGCGTTGCGAGGTCTTATAGAAGCAGCAAGCAAGGGACAGAAACAAGTGGTCGAGGATCTTCTTAGTGAATACGACTTCACGCCAAACGAGACATGGGAGGTTCTCAAAGCTGCGTGTTCTTCTGGTGGTGAAGAGCTGATGAATGCTCTGCTAGACAAGATAGAAGCCAAGGGGAAGATTCCTGACAACTTTGAATGGCCGCCTGTTTTGATCTATCGGGCTGCCAATCTGGGTCTGGAGGGCTTCGCCGAAAGGATACTCAGACTTGGATGTCCCGCAGATCCAGATGTTGActggagaaaagagacatCTATGCACGGGATCGTAGAGAGCAATTTGTTATTTAACGCCTTATGA